The Sphingomonas sp. R1 genome segment CCTATGCGATGGCGACCTTCGACACCGGCCTCGCGCTGCCCTTCAAGGTGCGCGGCGATGTCGGCGTGCGCTATGTGAAGACCGACATGCTCGCCGCAGGCTATATCAGCGTGGCCGCCGCCGGTCAGACGCCGACCAACCTGCGTGGACAATATGCCCAGGTCGTGCGCGGCTATGACGACTGGCTGCCCTCGGGCAACCTGGTGATCGAGCCGGCGCGCAACCTGCTGCTGCGCCTTGCCGCCGCCAAGGTGATGTCGCGCCCCGATCTCGGCCAGCTCGCCCCTACCAGCGGCGTGACCGCCACGACGCGGGTGGGCAACATCAACAACCCCTATCTGGATCCGATCCGCGCGGACACGTTCGATGCGGCGGTGGAATGGTATTTCCAGCCCGGATCGCTCCTCTCGGTCGCCTATTTCCACAAGAACATCAAAACCTACATCCAGCGCGTCACCAGCCAGATCCCCTTCAACCAGCTGGGCCTGCCGACCGCGCTGCTCGACAATACCAACACCGCCCCCACCGAGGAATTCACCATTGGCCAGCCGCTCAACACGCCGGGCGGCAAGCTGAACGGCGTGGAGGTCAATGCACAGGTGCAGATGCGCTTCCTGCCGGGCTTCCTCAAGAATATCGGCGTGCTGGGCAACTACACCCATGTCACCTCCAAGATCCGCTACATCCTGGCGAGCGTGGGCGGTGTGCCGACCGTGACCACCACGGCGGATCTGGTCGGCCTGTCGAAGAACACGGCGAGCGGCACGGTCTTTTACGAGGACTCCAAGTTCAGCATCCGCGCCACCGCGAGCTACCGCGATCGGTATATCCGTGCGATCCCGGCCTCGCCGGGCAGCGACCTGCAGGGCAATTCGCCGAACACCTTTGTCGATGCCTCGGCGTCGTTCAACGTGAACGAGCACCTCAAGCTGATCGTCGAGGCGCAGAACCTCACCGACGAGCGCAACAACCTCTACATCGACAGCGTCCGCCGCGACACGCTGTTCCAGACCCGGATCGGGCGCACCTTCAATTTCGGCGTCAACTTCCAGTTCTGACAAGACCTCCCCTCGGGCCGCCGCCTCACCCTCGGCGGCCCGCATTTTTGCGTTTCCAGGAGTTGCCGTGATGCGTGTCGTCCTGATCGCCGCCGCCCTCGCCGCCCCGCTCGCGGCGCAGACCACCGATCGGCTGAACGAGCGGCAGGTGGAGCGGCTGGATCGCGCACTGATCGCGGTCCCGGGCACCGGCGGCGGGGTACATGTCGCGTGGCGACTGCTCGGCACCGACCCCCTATCCACCCGCTTCACGCTCTACCGCGACGGCAAGCCGATCGCGCGCATCGCGGCCAACCAGCCGACCAGCTTCCTCGACAAGGCCGGAACGCCCGCGTCTCGCTATGCGCTGGCGGTGAACGGCGACGCGGCGGGCGCACCGGTGCGCGTGTGGGCGGGGGGCTATCTCGCCGTGCCGCTCGACAAGCCGGCGGACCGCACCACGCCTGACGGCGAGACCTATGGCTACAGCGCCAACGACGTCTCCGTCGGCGATCTCGATGGCGACGGCCGCTACGAGCTGATCGTCAAATGGTATCCCAGCATCGCCAAGGACAATGCGTTCGCGGGCTATACCGGCGAGACGCTGATCGATGCCTATACGCTGGAGGGCAGGAAGCTCTGGCGGATCGATCTGGGTCGCAACATCCGCTCGGGCGCGCACTATACCCAGTTCATGGTGTTCGACCTCGACGGCGACGGCCGCGCCGAGGTCGCGATCAAGACCGCCGATGGCACGATCGATGGGCTGGGCAAGGCGATCGGCGACCCGACCAAGGACTGGCGGCACTGCGATGCCGCGGTGGAGGTGCCCGATCGCACCGGCTCCACGATCACGAGCGACGGGCGCAAGATGGCCAACCTCAAGGGCCGCATTCTCGACGGGCCGGAATATCTGACCGTGTTCGACGGCCGCACCGGCCGCGCGCTCGCCACCGCCCCCTATGCCCCGCCCCGCGGTGCGGACACCGAGGCTGGCCTCAAGGCGCTGTGGGGCGACGGCTATGGCAACCGCTCCGAGCGCTATCTCGCGGGGGTCGCGTATCTCGACGGGCACCGGCCGAGCCTGGTGTTCGGCCGCGGCTATTATGCCCGCTCCACCTTTGCCGCCTGGGACTGGCGCGACGGCAAGCTGACGCAGCGCTGGCTGTTCGACAGCGCGACGCCCGGCAACGAGAAATATGGGGGGATGGGCAACCACCAGCTCTCGGTCGCCGATGTCGATGGCGATGGCCGCGACGAGGTGATCTACGGATCGATGGCGGTCGACGATGATGGCAAGGGGCTGTGGTCCTCCGGCCTCGGGCATGGCGACACCCTGCATGTCGGCGATCTCGATCCCACCCGGCCCGGCCTCGAGAAGTTCGGCGTCCACGAGGAAATGCGCCGCAGCGGCAATCGCGGCGCGGCGATGCTCGACGCGCGCACCGGCGAACTGCTCTGGTCGACGCCGGCCGACAAGGACACCGGCCGCGGCATCGCGGTGGATATCGACCCCCGCTTCCCCGGCGCCGAAGCCTGGGCGAGCAACTCGCCAGAGCTGTACGACGCCCGCGGCAAGGTGATCCCGGGCGGGCATCCGCGCGCCGCCAATTTCAGCATCTACTGGGACGGCGATGCGCTGGCCGAGCTGCTCGACGGCACCCGCATCACCAAATGGGACTGGACGACGAGCAGTGAAAAGCTGCTGCTCGATCCGCCGGGCACCACCTCGAACAACGGCACCAAGCGCAACCCCTCGCTTTCCGCCGACCTCCTCGGCGACTGGCGCGAGGAGCTGGTGCTGCCAAGCACCGACAGCCGCGAACTGCGCATCTACGCGACGCCCTGGCCGACCGCGATCCGGCTGCCGACACTGATGCACGACCCGGTCTATCGGCTGGGGATCGCCTGGCAGAATACGGCGTATAATCAGCCGCCGCATCTCTCCTTCGACCTCGCCACGCACAAATAGTCCAGGGTCGATGCGATGTGGATGCTGGCGATGCTTGCGGCCGTGACCGGCCCCCAGACCTTCGATCTCGCACCCGGCGCACCCACGCAGCCGGGCAGCGTTGCAGTGGCCGAGGGCGCCCCCTATCAGCCGGGCGGCTTTGGCTATGAGCCCGGGAGCAAGGGGCGCGAGCGGCTTTTCTCGGTAGCGGTACCCGAGGGCAATTACCGGGTGACGGTGCGGATCGGCGACGCCCGCGCAGCCGGCACCACCACGGTAAAGGCGGAATCGCGGCGGCTGATGCTGCGCGCCGTCACCACCGCGCCGGGGCAGTTCGCCACCGCCAGCTTCATCGTCAACGTGCGGACCGCCGCGCTGGCCGCGCCGCCGGCAAACGCCCCCGGCGGCACCGTCGTCCGGCTCAAGCCACGCGAGGCGGGCAGTTATACATGGGACGACAAGCTGACGCTGGAGTTTCTCGGCGACCCGCGTGTCCAGCGCGTTACGATTGAGCCCGTGACGGTGCCGACAGTCTTCCTGGCGGGGGACTCCACGGTGACCGACCAGCGCGCCGAGCCCGCCGCCAGCTGGGGGCAGATGCTGCCGGCGCTGTTCCAGCCCGACATGGCGGTCGCCAACCATGCGGAGTCGGGCGAGACGCTCAAGTCTTTCGTGACCGGGCTGCGCTTCGACAAGCTGCTGTCGCAGGTGCGGCCGGGCGACTGGGTGCTGATCCAGTTCGGCCATAACGACCAGAAGGCCGAATGGCCCCAAACCTATGCCGACCCGGTGGTGACCTACCCCGCCTGGCTGCGCACCTATATTGCCGAGGTGCGGCGGCGCGGCGGGCGGCCGGTGCTGGTCACCTCGCCCGAGCGGCGGAACTTCGAAGGCGGCCGCATCCGCCACACCCTCGCCGACTATGCCGAGGCGATGCGCAAGGTCGCGCGCGGGGAGAAGGTACCGCTGGTCGATCTCCAGGCGTCGACGATCGCGCTGTACCAAGCCTATGGCCCGGCCGAGGCGGCCAAGCTGTTCAACGACGGCGGCCGCGACAGGACGCACCATAACAACCAGGGCGCCTGGCTGCTCGCGCGCGCGGTGACAGCAGGGCTTACGCAGGCGGCGCCGGACCTCGGCCGCCATCTCTATCCCGATGCCCGCCACTTCGACACCGCGCACCCGCCCGCGATCGAAAGCCTCGCGCTCGCGCCGAGCCTGAGCGCGAGCACCGAACGCCCGGCAGGAAGCTGATGCGCACCGGCCTAGTCCTCGACGTCCGCACCTACGGCGCGCGCGGGGACGGTCTCGCCCTCGACAGCCCCGCCATCGCCGCCGCGCTCGCCGCCGCGCACCACGCGGGCGGCGGGATCGTGCTGCTGCCGCCGGGTACGTACCGCAGCTTCTCGCTCCGCCTGCCCTCGCGCGTCACGCTCGCGATCGAGGCCGGCGCCACGCTGCTCGCCGCCACGCCCGGCCCCGACGGCGCCTATGACCTTCCCGAGGACCGCGGCCCCCAGCTCTATCAGGATTTCGGCCACAGCCACTGGCACAACAGCCTGATCTGGGCCGAGGATGCCGAGGACATCGCCATTCTCGGCAGGGGCCTGATCGACGGCACCGGCCTCACCCGCAACGGCCCAGGCACGCCGTGGAGCGCGCAGCGCGGCGAACGCCCGCTCTCCATGGCGACAATGACGCCCGCGGACGTCGCCCGGCTGGAGCAGGACGCCGCGGCGATGCGTGGCCAGGGCAACAAGGCCATCGCGCTGGCGCGGTGCCGCCGCGCGACCCTCGAGGATCTTACCATTTTCCGCGGCGGCCATTTCGCAGTTCTGGCGAGCGAGGTGGAAGACCTCACCCTTGCCGGCCTCACCATCGACAGCAACCGCGACGGCATCGACCTGGACGGCGTCCGCCGCGCGCGCGTCTCGCGGTGCCGGGTCAACACGCCCAATGACGACGCGATCGTGCTCAAGACCAGTCTCGCACTCGGCCGCACGGCCTGCGAGGACGTGACGATCGAGGACTGCACGGTCTCCGGCTATGATCTCGGTACGCTGCTCGACGGCACCCATGGCCGTACGCAGCAACACGCCCCCGACCGCGACCGGGTGACCGGCCGCATCAAGCTGGGCACCGAAAGCAATGGCGACTTCCGCCGCATCTCGATCACCAATTGCCGCTTTGAACGCAGCCGCGGCCTGGCGATCGAGAGCGTCGACGGCGGCACGATCGAGGATGTGCTCGCCGAAAACCTGACGATGGACGAGGTAACCACCGCTCCGCTTTTCCTGCGCCTCGCCGCGCGGTTGCGGGGACCGGCGGGGACGCAGATCGGCGCGCTGCGCAACATCGGCATCCATGGGGTCGCCGCCACCGGCATCGACCCGCGCTTTGCGGCCATTGTCGCCGGGCTGCCGGGACACGCCATCGAAGATGTGCGCCTGTCCGACCTCGATCTGCGCTTCGACGGCGCGCTCGACGGATCCACGCCCCTCGCCCCGCCCGAACTGGCCGATGCCTATCCCGAGCCGAGCATGTTCGGCCCCACCCCCGCCTGGGGCCTATGGGCGCGCCACGTTCGCGGACTGGCCGCCGCGCGCCTGCGCTTCCGCCGCAACGGCAGCGATCCGCGCCCGCCGCTGCTGCTCGAGGACGCCGCGGATGCGCGGATCGCGTTTGACGAGGACGTCGCACATCGCTACCATATCCTGCACAATAGTACCACATAGTGGCGCGGAGGGGAAATGCGGGTACAGGCGTTCCGGATGCAGCTCAAGCCCGGCATGGCGGAAGAGTATAAGGCGCGCCACGACGCGATCTGGCCGGAGCTCGCCGCACTGCTGCACGATGCCGGCATCCGCGACTATTCGATCTTCCTCGACGAAGCGACCGGCGCGCTGTTCGCGGTACTGAAGCTCACCGAGGATGCGACCAACGACCAGCTGCCCGCCCATCCGGTGATGCGCCGCTGGTGGGATCACATGGCGCCGCTGATGGAGGTCGCGCCCGACAACAAGCCGCTCGAATGGCCGCTTCGCCCGGTCTTCTACCTGCCGTGATCCGCACCGCCCTCTTCGCCTCGACGCTGCTCGCCGCGTTGCCGGCCACTGCGCAGGAAGCCAGGCAGACTGCCAATCTCGCCGCGCCGGTGCAGCGCTTCGGCCGCGTCTCGTTCGACGCGCGCTCGCTGATTATCGACGGCAAGCGTACCGTGATCTGGTCGAGCGAGATGCACGCCTTCCGCCTGCCCTCGCCCGATCTGTGGCGCGACGTGCTGCAGAAGATGAAGGCGAGCGGCTTCAACACCGTCGCCTTCTATTTTGACTGGGGCTTCCACAGCCCGAAGCGCGGCGTCTACGACTTTTCCGGTATCCGCGACATCGATCGGCTGCTGACCATGGCGGAGGAGGAAGGCCTCTACGTCATCACCCGCGCCGGCCCCTATGTGAATGCCGAGCTGACCCGCGGCGGTTTTCCCGGCTGGCTGGTCAACCAGCGCGCGCGCGCGCGCACCGACGATCCCGACTATATGGCCGCCGCCGACGAATGGCTGACCCGGGTGCATGCGATCATCGCGCGCCACCAGATCAACGGCGACGGCAAGGGCCACAAGGGCAATGTGATCCTCCACCAGATCGAGAACGAACTGGCGCTGACCACCCCGGCCCAGCGTCGCTACATGGACCATCTTGCCGCCAAGGCGCGCGCCGATGGCATCACCGTGCCGCTGTTCCACAACGACCAGGGCCGCAACGGCTATTGGGTGCCGGCGGGCGGCGGGGTCGAGAAGACGGTCGAGGGGCCGAACGACCTCTATGCGTTCGACGGCTATCCCGGCGGCACCTGCACCGTGGCCGGCAAGCCGACGCGCGGATCGGCCGCCCCCGACTGGGGCTTTTATGGTCCCGGCGGGGCCAAGGGCGGCGCGTCTGCCTCGCCCAACACGCCGGGCTTCCTCGCCGAATTCGGCGGCGGCTGGTTCGACTATTGGGGATCGAACGGCGGCTACGACTGCAACGCGATCCAGCGCGGCAAGCGCTTCCAGCGCGTATTCTACGGCACCAACCTGGCGAACGGCATCGGCATCCAGAGCTTCTATATGGGCTTTGGCGGCACCAGCTGGGGCTGGCTGCCCGCCCCGGTGGTGTTCACCAGCTACGACTATGGCTCGGCCATCGCCGAAACCCGCGCGCTCCGCCCCAAGGCGGAAGAGCTGAAGCAGCTCGCCGGACTGATCCAGAGCGTGCCCGATCTCGCCGGCATGGTACCCGCAGGTCCCGTGTCGGTCTCGTCCGAGCGCATCCAGGTCTATCACAACAAGCGCCCGGAGAGCGACGCGCGCTTCCTTCTCGTCACCCACAAGCCCTCCAACGGGCAGACCGACGACCGCTTCACGATCACCGCCGACCTGCCCGACGGCCGGTACAGCTGGCCAATGGCGCTCAACGGCTTCGACGCGAAATGGCTCGTCGCGGGGGTGACGCTGGGGGGCCAAAGGCTGGTCTATGCGACCTCCGAGCTGCAGGCGGCGCTCCGCCAGGATCGCCACGACCTGCTGCTGTTCTACAGCCGCGCGGGTGAGCCGGGCGAGATGGTGCTGCGCTATGCCTCCGCGCCCAAGGTCGAGGTGCTGGCGGGCGCCGCCACGTCCAGCTTCGATGCGGCACGCGGCGATCTGAAACTGGCCTACACCCATCAGGGCCTCACCCGCCTGCGTATCACTGGCGGCGGTCGGCCGGACAGCATCGTGCTGATCGGCGACGAGGCGGAAGCCGCGCGCTTCTGGCGGCTGGGCGAGCTGCTGGTACGCGGCCCCGCGCTGGTGCGCCATGCAGCCCCGCAAGGCAGCAGCCTCGCCCTTGCCGGTGATACCGACGGGGGGACGCCGCTCGAAGTCTGGGCACCGGCGGCCACCCGCAGCCTCCGCTGGAACGGCGCGCCGGTGACGACCACCCGCACCGCGTCGGGCAGTCTCGTCGCGACCAAGTTGCTCCCCGGCCCCGCACCGATCACGCTGCCGGCGCTGAGCTGGGTCTCCGCCCCCGGCTCCCCCGAAGCCGCGCCCGACTTTGACGACCGCGACTGGCAGGCGATCGACAACCGCGCCTATGCCAGCATCACCGCCCGGCCGGACGGCGTGCCCAACATGCTGATGGATGCCTATGGCTTCCACGACGGCGATGTCTGGTATCGCGGCCGGTTCGAGGGGCACGCCGCCGCCGAGCGCATC includes the following:
- a CDS encoding rhamnogalacturonan lyase, translated to MRVVLIAAALAAPLAAQTTDRLNERQVERLDRALIAVPGTGGGVHVAWRLLGTDPLSTRFTLYRDGKPIARIAANQPTSFLDKAGTPASRYALAVNGDAAGAPVRVWAGGYLAVPLDKPADRTTPDGETYGYSANDVSVGDLDGDGRYELIVKWYPSIAKDNAFAGYTGETLIDAYTLEGRKLWRIDLGRNIRSGAHYTQFMVFDLDGDGRAEVAIKTADGTIDGLGKAIGDPTKDWRHCDAAVEVPDRTGSTITSDGRKMANLKGRILDGPEYLTVFDGRTGRALATAPYAPPRGADTEAGLKALWGDGYGNRSERYLAGVAYLDGHRPSLVFGRGYYARSTFAAWDWRDGKLTQRWLFDSATPGNEKYGGMGNHQLSVADVDGDGRDEVIYGSMAVDDDGKGLWSSGLGHGDTLHVGDLDPTRPGLEKFGVHEEMRRSGNRGAAMLDARTGELLWSTPADKDTGRGIAVDIDPRFPGAEAWASNSPELYDARGKVIPGGHPRAANFSIYWDGDALAELLDGTRITKWDWTTSSEKLLLDPPGTTSNNGTKRNPSLSADLLGDWREELVLPSTDSRELRIYATPWPTAIRLPTLMHDPVYRLGIAWQNTAYNQPPHLSFDLATHK
- a CDS encoding glycoside hydrolase family 28 protein; translation: MRTGLVLDVRTYGARGDGLALDSPAIAAALAAAHHAGGGIVLLPPGTYRSFSLRLPSRVTLAIEAGATLLAATPGPDGAYDLPEDRGPQLYQDFGHSHWHNSLIWAEDAEDIAILGRGLIDGTGLTRNGPGTPWSAQRGERPLSMATMTPADVARLEQDAAAMRGQGNKAIALARCRRATLEDLTIFRGGHFAVLASEVEDLTLAGLTIDSNRDGIDLDGVRRARVSRCRVNTPNDDAIVLKTSLALGRTACEDVTIEDCTVSGYDLGTLLDGTHGRTQQHAPDRDRVTGRIKLGTESNGDFRRISITNCRFERSRGLAIESVDGGTIEDVLAENLTMDEVTTAPLFLRLAARLRGPAGTQIGALRNIGIHGVAATGIDPRFAAIVAGLPGHAIEDVRLSDLDLRFDGALDGSTPLAPPELADAYPEPSMFGPTPAWGLWARHVRGLAAARLRFRRNGSDPRPPLLLEDAADARIAFDEDVAHRYHILHNSTT
- a CDS encoding glycoside hydrolase family 35 protein, with amino-acid sequence MAASPGLLPAVIRTALFASTLLAALPATAQEARQTANLAAPVQRFGRVSFDARSLIIDGKRTVIWSSEMHAFRLPSPDLWRDVLQKMKASGFNTVAFYFDWGFHSPKRGVYDFSGIRDIDRLLTMAEEEGLYVITRAGPYVNAELTRGGFPGWLVNQRARARTDDPDYMAAADEWLTRVHAIIARHQINGDGKGHKGNVILHQIENELALTTPAQRRYMDHLAAKARADGITVPLFHNDQGRNGYWVPAGGGVEKTVEGPNDLYAFDGYPGGTCTVAGKPTRGSAAPDWGFYGPGGAKGGASASPNTPGFLAEFGGGWFDYWGSNGGYDCNAIQRGKRFQRVFYGTNLANGIGIQSFYMGFGGTSWGWLPAPVVFTSYDYGSAIAETRALRPKAEELKQLAGLIQSVPDLAGMVPAGPVSVSSERIQVYHNKRPESDARFLLVTHKPSNGQTDDRFTITADLPDGRYSWPMALNGFDAKWLVAGVTLGGQRLVYATSELQAALRQDRHDLLLFYSRAGEPGEMVLRYASAPKVEVLAGAATSSFDAARGDLKLAYTHQGLTRLRITGGGRPDSIVLIGDEAEAARFWRLGELLVRGPALVRHAAPQGSSLALAGDTDGGTPLEVWAPAATRSLRWNGAPVTTTRTASGSLVATKLLPGPAPITLPALSWVSAPGSPEAAPDFDDRDWQAIDNRAYASITARPDGVPNMLMDAYGFHDGDVWYRGRFEGHAAAERIRIHYGAGGAGMLQLFLDGKLVGSDEIPAGLPRPITTGVAEFDLPAAARTPGAHVLSVMVRNNGHNWDLDADDFHKEARGIVFASIEPAGGPSFAVPVAWKIQGRKGGEDLPDPARGVANTGGQYGERMGWHLPGFDDRGWKAAATAAPGTTWYRSRFTLDVPTGQDATIGVAFGDTRKPRSPGARYRVLLFVNGWNMGQFIAHVGPQRVFPVPEGILNHRGPNSIALAVTSDGAAGNTLEEVKLVTLRNVRGGLPVTMVAAPQRPEELQ
- the rhaM gene encoding L-rhamnose mutarotase, producing the protein MRVQAFRMQLKPGMAEEYKARHDAIWPELAALLHDAGIRDYSIFLDEATGALFAVLKLTEDATNDQLPAHPVMRRWWDHMAPLMEVAPDNKPLEWPLRPVFYLP
- a CDS encoding rhamnogalacturonan acetylesterase; amino-acid sequence: MWMLAMLAAVTGPQTFDLAPGAPTQPGSVAVAEGAPYQPGGFGYEPGSKGRERLFSVAVPEGNYRVTVRIGDARAAGTTTVKAESRRLMLRAVTTAPGQFATASFIVNVRTAALAAPPANAPGGTVVRLKPREAGSYTWDDKLTLEFLGDPRVQRVTIEPVTVPTVFLAGDSTVTDQRAEPAASWGQMLPALFQPDMAVANHAESGETLKSFVTGLRFDKLLSQVRPGDWVLIQFGHNDQKAEWPQTYADPVVTYPAWLRTYIAEVRRRGGRPVLVTSPERRNFEGGRIRHTLADYAEAMRKVARGEKVPLVDLQASTIALYQAYGPAEAAKLFNDGGRDRTHHNNQGAWLLARAVTAGLTQAAPDLGRHLYPDARHFDTAHPPAIESLALAPSLSASTERPAGS